The proteins below come from a single Metarhizium brunneum chromosome 1, complete sequence genomic window:
- the derI1 gene encoding D-erythrulose-4-phosphate isomerase 1 — protein sequence MSPTWRIVMGCDEAGVSYKDAIKRDFESDSRVTEVIDVGSKESSDKTAYPLRAAAAARIVAEGKADRALLICGTGLGVAIAANKVKGIRAVTAHDSFSVERSVLSNNAQVLCMGERVVGLELARRLAKEWLAYEFDTTSASAKKVDEITSLEA from the exons ATGTCACCAACATGGAGGATCGTTATGGGCTGTGAT GAAGCTGGAGTTTCCTACAAGGACGCCATTAAGCGCGATTTCGAATCCGACAGCCGCGTCACAGAGGTCATCGATGTCGGCTCCAAAGAGTCCAGCGACAAGACGGCCTATCCTCTACGAGCAGCGGCTGCCGCACGAATTGTTGCCGAGGGCAAGGCCGACCGCGCGCTACTCATCTGTGGAACCGGATTGGGAGTCGCCATTGCtgccaacaaggtcaagggaATCCGAGCAGTTACCGCCCACGACAGTTTCAGCGTTGAGCGAAGCGTGCTGAGCAACAATGCCCAGGTTCTCTGTATGGGCGAGCGTGTGGTCGGACTTGAACTAGCCCgaaggctggccaaggagtGGCTCGCGTATGAATTCGACACAACGAGCGCAAGCGCCAAGAAGGTTGACGAGATTACCAGCTTGGAGGCTTGA
- the DAK gene encoding Dihydroxyacetone kinase, with the protein MSKRHLFNSPEGLVNKALKGMIAYNPSLSLDETNRVVYDSSYDKSKVSIISGGGSGHEPAWTGYVGTNMLTASVQGDIFASPSTKQILAGVEAVPSDKGTILVITNYTGDCLHFGLANEKANAGGHNCRMIICGDDVSVGRKGSMVGRRGLAGQIGVLKVMGGAAGAGGSLDDVYDLGVAFSQQIVSIAATLDHCHVPGRTEHGMLNDDEVEIGTGPHNEPGYKKLSPAPSPSELVRQVLTRCLDESDPERGYVKFSPGDEVMLLVSNFGGMSHLEMGALVDELLEQLQRDWNMEPVRICAGFLETSLNAPAFSVSVINATAASKNCRYSVEDIKGFFDARTNTHWESMAGSQVKRRSRRAQLVHAPKEAPKAVDESRDLKLDPTVLEDMLRNACTQLVEAEPDLTKWDTVMGDGDCGETLKTGATSLMAALDGGLAKSGSVVKVLVELEDIVEGKMGGTLGGILGIFFVSLRSAVENNIGIAATEGPVALWAKALATALGSLRRYTPAKIGDRTVMDTLIPFADAMGKSGFNDGVQAAVDGAEATKKMRPRLGRATYVGAGSSDGQELPPDPGAWGAMVAIRGLQKVASG; encoded by the coding sequence ATGTCCAAACGACACCTCTTCAACTCGCCCGAGGGCCTCGTCAACAAGGCACTGAAGGGAATGATTGCATACAATCCGAGCCTGAGTCTGGACGAAACCAACAGAGTCGTGTATGATTCTTCATACGACAAGTCCAAAGTCAGCATCATCAGCGGTGGTGGCTCGGGGCATGAGCCAGCATGGACCGGCTATGTTGGCACCAACATGCTCACAGCTTCCGTTCAGGGAGACATCTTTGCCAGTCCTAGCACGAAGCAGATTCTAGCTGGCGTGGAAGCTGTGCCAAGTGACAAGGGCACCAttctcgtcatcaccaaTTACACGGGCGATTGTCTGCATTTTGGCCTCGCCAATGAGAAGGCCAATGCCGGTGGACACAACTGCCGCATGATTATTTGCGGCGACGATGTATCCGTCGGAAGGAAGGGAAGCATGGTTGGCCGCAGAGGCCTAGCCGGCCAAATTGGTGTGCTCAAGGTCATGGGCGGTGCTGCTGGAGCCGGGGGGTCGCTCGACGATGTCTACGACCTCGGCGTCGCCTTTTCGCAGCAGATTGTGTCGATTGCGGCAACTCTAGATCATTGCCATGTCCCCGGTCGAACTGAGCACGGCATGCTTAATGACGATGAAGTCGAAATCGGAACTGGTCCCCATAACGAGCCCGGGTATAAGAAGCTTTCCCCGGCCCCGTCGCCGTCGGAGCTGGTCAGGCAAGTCTTGACGCGGTGTCTTGATGAGAGCGACCCCGAGCGTGGCTACGTCAAGTTTTCCCCCGGTGATGAAGTCATGCTTCTCGTTAGCAACTTTGGGGGCATGTCGCATCTCGAAATGGGGGCTCTGGtggacgagctgctggagcaGTTGCAGCGCGACTGGAACATGGAGCCGGTTCGCATTTGCGCCGGCTTTCTCGAAACATCTCTCAATGCCCCTGCCTTTTCCGTCTCTGTCATTAATGCCACGGCTGCGTCAAAGAACTGCAGATACTCGGTTGAGGACATCAAGGGGTTTTTTGACGCCAGAACCAACACGCACTGGGAGTCCATGGCAGGCTCCCAGGTGAAGCGACGCAGCCGCAGGGCGCAGCTCGTCCATGCTCCCAAGGAAGCTCCCAAGGCCGTAGACGAAAGCCGCGACTTGAAGCTCGATCCGACCGTTCTCGAAGATATGCTACGAAATGCGTGCACACAGCTCGTAGAGGCCGAACCCGACCTGACCAAGTGGGACACGGTAATGGGAGATGGGGATTGTGGTGAGACTCTCAAGACTGGAGCCACcagcttgatggcggcaCTGGACGGCGGCTTAGCAAAGTCCGGCTCGGTCGTCAAGGTCTTGGTAGAGCTGGAGGACATTGTCGAGGGAAAGATGGGCGGCACGTTGGGGGGAATCCTGGGTATATTCTTTGTGTCGCTACGGTCCGCTGTTGAAAATAACATCGGCATCGCCGCCACGGAAGGCCCTGTGGCTCTTTGGGCAAAGGCTCTGGCTACTGCACTCGGCAGTCTGCGGAGATATACTCCCGCCAAGATTGGTGACCGTACCGTCATGGACACCCTGATTCCCTTTGCCGACGCGATGGGCAAGTCTGGATTCAACGACGGCGTTCAGGCAGCTGTCGACGGGGCTGAAGCCACAAAGAAGATGAGGCCTCGATTGGGAAGAGCAACTTATGTAGGAGCTGGTTCGAGTGACGGCCAGGAATTGCCCCCCGATCCGGGTGCTTGGGGTGCCATGGTTGCTATCCGGGGCTTGCAGAAGGTTGCTTCAGGTTGA
- the sti35 gene encoding Thiamine thiazole synthase: MSPPAAVSPTQKVAELVTPTSSSKLAVKAGSNNAQTIEEMMGQWDNFKFAPIRESQVSRAMTRRYFKDLDTYAESDIVIIGAGSCGLSAAYVLGKQRPDLKICIIEASVSPGGGAWLGGQLFSAMVMRKPADAFLREIGVPYEDEGNYVVVKHAALFTSTIMSKVLSLPNIKMFNATCVEDLITRPSEEGVRIAGVVTNWTLVSMHHDDQSCMDPNTINAPLIISTTGHDGPMGAFCVKRLVSMQRIEKLGGMRGLDMNSAEDAIVKNTREIVPGLIVGGMELSEVDGANRMGPTFGAMALSGLKAAEEALKVFDLRAKQNAI, translated from the exons ATGTCTCCCCCGGCTGCCGTCTCTCCCACTCAGAAGGTCGCTGAGCTCGTGACTCCGACCTCTAGCTCTAAGCTCGCCGTCAAAGCTGGTTCCAACAACGCCCAGACAATTGAAGAAATGATGGGCCAGTGGGACAACTTCAAGTTTGCTCCCATTCGTGAGAGTCAGGTCTCTCGTGCCATGACCCGCCGTTACTTCAAGGACCTCGACACCTATGCCGAATCTGACATTGTCATTATTGGTGCTGGATCCTGCGGTCTCAGCGCTGCCTATGTCCTCGGCAAGCAGCGCCCCGACCTGAAGATTTGCATCATCGAGGCCTCCGTCTCtcctggtggtggtgcctgGCTGGGCGGACAGCTCTTCTCCGCCATGGTTATGAGGAAGCCGGCTGATGCTTTCCTCCGCGAGATTGGCGTCCCTTATGAAGATGAGGGCAACTACGTGGTTGTTAAGCACGCCGCCCTGTTCACCTccaccatcatgtccaaggtcTTGTCTCTGCCCAACATCAAGATGTTCAACGCCACCTGCGTTGAGGATCTTATCACTCGTCCCTCGGAAGAGGGCGTCAGAATCGCCGGTGTCGTTACCAACTGGACCTTGGTTTCCATGCACCATGACGACCAGTCCTGCATGGACcccaacaccatcaacgcccctctcatcatctccaccaCCGGCCACGACGGTCCCATGGGTGCCTTCTGTGTCAAGCGTCTTGTTAGCATGCAGCGTATCGAGAAGCTCGGTGGCATGCGGGGTCTTGATATGAACTCCGCCGAAGATGCCATCGTCAAGAACACCCGTGAAATCGTCCCTGGTCTCATTGTTGGTGGCATGGAGCTTTCCGAAGTCGATGGTGCCAACCGCATGG GCCCAACATTCGGTGCCATGGCTCTCAGTGGtctcaaggccgccgaggaggcacTCAAGGTCTTCGACCTTCGTGCCAAGCAGAATGCCATCTAA